One genomic window of Luteitalea pratensis includes the following:
- a CDS encoding asparaginase yields the protein MTPTVAILFTGGTISMRIDTRSGSAVPAMRGDDILVHVPQLADVADIELEDVAQLPGPHVTPEHMWRLARRVAAWLERPDVDGVVVTHGTDTLEETAYFLDIALRTDKPVVLVGAIRTMSEPSWDGPANLVHAVQVAGSPASRARGVMVAMNEQILSAREVEKVHTEAAASFQSREFGPVGVVDAGVVRYLRSSPREAGWFDAEADGLLRVRRVEPEVDLIKVAAGADGRYVRCSMASGTRGLVIEALGRGNVPPAMLDDLGAAVHSGLPVVLTSRCGAGSVRERYGYEGGGRGLRDLGLIFAGRLSGVKARIKLMLALGHTHDHDRLREIFDDPMG from the coding sequence GTGACCCCCACCGTCGCCATCCTCTTCACCGGCGGCACGATCTCGATGCGCATCGACACGCGCTCGGGATCGGCCGTCCCGGCCATGCGCGGCGACGACATCCTCGTGCACGTTCCGCAACTGGCCGACGTGGCCGACATCGAGCTCGAGGATGTCGCGCAGTTGCCCGGTCCGCACGTCACACCGGAACACATGTGGCGCCTGGCCCGTCGCGTCGCGGCATGGCTGGAGCGGCCGGACGTCGACGGCGTGGTCGTCACGCACGGCACCGACACGCTGGAGGAGACCGCCTACTTCCTGGACATCGCGCTGCGTACCGACAAGCCGGTGGTGCTGGTCGGCGCCATCCGCACGATGTCCGAGCCGAGCTGGGACGGTCCCGCGAACCTGGTGCACGCCGTGCAGGTCGCCGGCTCCCCCGCCTCCCGGGCACGCGGCGTCATGGTCGCGATGAACGAGCAGATCCTCTCGGCCCGGGAAGTCGAGAAGGTGCATACGGAAGCCGCCGCGTCGTTTCAGTCGCGCGAGTTCGGGCCGGTGGGCGTCGTCGATGCCGGAGTGGTGCGGTACCTGCGATCGAGTCCGCGCGAGGCCGGCTGGTTCGACGCCGAGGCCGATGGACTGCTGCGGGTGCGCCGCGTCGAGCCTGAGGTCGACCTGATCAAGGTCGCCGCGGGAGCGGACGGCCGGTACGTGCGGTGCTCGATGGCCAGCGGCACCAGGGGACTGGTGATCGAGGCACTCGGCCGCGGCAACGTGCCGCCAGCGATGCTCGACGACCTGGGCGCAGCCGTCCACAGTGGCCTGCCCGTGGTCCTCACCTCACGCTGCGGCGCCGGCAGCGTTCGCGAACGCTACGGCTACGAAGGTGGCGGACGCGGGCTGCGCGATCTCGGCCTGATCTTCGCGGGGCGCCTCAGCGGCGTGAAGGCGCGCATCAAGCTGATGCTCGCCCTCGGCCACACCCACGACCACGACCGCCTGCGCGAGATCTTCGACGATCCCATGGGCTAG
- a CDS encoding 6-phosphofructokinase — protein sequence MSKVRRIGVLTGGGDAPGLNAVIRAVVKSSYNYGIECLGLENSFDGLLETNRHTVLTPRNVTGILRVGGTILGTVNRGNPFLKPIDTSDGPKDYAERCMEMFHKLQIDGIVVIGGDGTLSIAHEFNKKGMPIIGVPKTIDNDIVGTTNCFGFDTAVAFATDAIDRLHTTAQAHQRVMVVEVMGRYAGWIALYSGVAGGADVIMVPEIPYDIDIVAQRIKERDSFGAKFSIVVVAEGAVPRGGKVSLVKAADGGYVERLGGVGHRVAAELEKLTGKETRTVVLGHLQRGGSPTSFDRMLATRFGAMAVELLVKGESDRMVAFHPPEIGSIPLADVGGKMRLVPADGDVVRTAKSLGISFGDE from the coding sequence ATGAGCAAGGTCCGTCGGATTGGTGTACTCACCGGAGGTGGTGACGCCCCCGGCCTGAACGCGGTCATCCGCGCCGTGGTCAAGTCGTCCTACAACTACGGGATCGAGTGTCTCGGCCTCGAGAACAGCTTCGACGGGCTGCTCGAGACCAACCGCCACACCGTGCTCACGCCGCGGAACGTCACCGGGATCCTTCGAGTCGGCGGCACGATCCTCGGGACCGTCAACCGCGGCAATCCCTTCCTCAAGCCGATCGACACCAGCGACGGCCCGAAGGACTACGCCGAGCGATGCATGGAGATGTTCCACAAGCTGCAGATCGACGGCATCGTCGTCATCGGCGGCGACGGGACGCTCTCCATCGCGCACGAGTTCAACAAGAAGGGGATGCCGATCATCGGCGTGCCCAAGACGATCGACAATGACATCGTCGGCACCACCAACTGCTTCGGGTTCGACACGGCCGTAGCGTTTGCCACCGACGCCATCGACCGGTTGCACACGACCGCCCAGGCGCATCAGCGCGTCATGGTGGTCGAGGTCATGGGGCGCTACGCGGGCTGGATTGCCCTGTACTCGGGCGTCGCCGGCGGCGCCGACGTCATCATGGTCCCGGAGATCCCGTACGACATCGACATCGTCGCCCAGAGGATCAAGGAGCGTGACTCCTTCGGGGCCAAGTTCAGTATCGTCGTGGTCGCCGAGGGCGCCGTGCCGCGGGGCGGCAAGGTGTCGCTCGTCAAGGCGGCAGACGGCGGATACGTCGAGCGGCTTGGCGGCGTCGGCCACCGTGTCGCCGCCGAACTCGAGAAACTGACCGGCAAGGAGACGCGCACCGTGGTGCTCGGTCACCTCCAGCGCGGCGGCTCGCCGACCAGCTTCGACCGCATGCTCGCCACCCGGTTCGGTGCGATGGCCGTGGAACTCCTGGTCAAGGGCGAGAGCGATCGGATGGTTGCCTTCCACCCGCCGGAGATCGGATCGATCCCCCTGGCCGACGTCGGCGGCAAGATGCGCCTCGTCCCGGCCGACGGGGACGTCGTCCGGACCGCGAAGTCGCTCGGAATCAGTTTCGGGGACGAATAG
- a CDS encoding ACT domain-containing protein: MSLTRDAFPIRLRKLEVTLAVCRCDPSAAVEPWMQQGPVWSITRTPDELSIVCPIDRVPAGVRHEGPFTAFVVAGPLDFSLTGIVSRLSSPLAGVDIPVFVTATFDTDFVLVPAARELDVRQAWLAAGLAIDT, encoded by the coding sequence ATGAGCCTCACGCGCGACGCGTTTCCCATCCGGTTGCGTAAGCTCGAGGTCACACTCGCGGTGTGCCGGTGCGACCCCTCAGCCGCAGTCGAGCCGTGGATGCAGCAAGGACCCGTCTGGTCGATCACGCGAACGCCGGACGAGTTGTCCATCGTCTGTCCGATCGACCGCGTGCCGGCGGGCGTGCGTCACGAAGGACCGTTTACGGCCTTCGTGGTCGCCGGTCCCCTTGACTTCTCGCTCACCGGCATCGTTTCCCGGCTGAGCTCGCCGCTCGCCGGCGTGGACATCCCCGTCTTCGTGACCGCGACATTCGACACCGACTTCGTGCTCGTGCCAGCGGCGCGTGAGCTCGACGTACGTCAGGCGTGGCTCGCCGCGGGGTTGGCGATAGACACGTAA
- a CDS encoding FmdB family zinc ribbon protein: protein MPIFEYRCDHCGHRFEAIVLNGRQPDQCPQCDQPDLRKQVSTFAAHVSGSTSFPSAPAACGSCGDPRGPGSCRMH from the coding sequence GTGCCCATCTTCGAATACCGCTGCGACCACTGTGGCCACCGCTTCGAAGCCATCGTCCTGAATGGTCGGCAACCGGACCAGTGCCCGCAATGCGACCAACCGGACCTTCGCAAGCAGGTCTCGACGTTTGCCGCGCACGTCTCCGGTAGCACCAGTTTCCCCTCCGCACCCGCTGCCTGCGGCTCCTGCGGCGATCCACGCGGCCCCGGCAGTTGTCGGATGCACTGA
- a CDS encoding PHP domain-containing protein: protein MAGLCRALGRAPEAAHWAHLSTSIRRVLDHQPRTPWSLLRRSLDAQGLLALRDSELLERVRRADHDEIAHMQRRLPAGARALIRHGQHPLRHRVADEDVLLEADLERHLPADLVDLLAPEGPEDALVPLGRAWMQAKQVRRELATAAGTPDAWHMVGGLRRTDPVSPDVALLAVTEEPAAWSRRAADALPRDVLVVAGAHAVAVAAEPEPIVVHAVTPESVATSLAWYTGPRGHVRALKARAAAAGLALTREALLDGSTAVPLADEGALYTRLDLPFIAVELRSRPNVIEAALAGTLPTLLEVEDIRGDLHMHTVYSDGRDSVAGMVHAARALGYGYMAITDHSPTAKASRVLTLERIAEQAGEIAAVRALVPGITILHGIECDIQEDGSLDVPDAVLERLDIVLASLHESHGHSPARLLQRYERVMRHPLVNVITHPANRSPGRQPGYSLAFERLFEHAARTGTAVEIDGAPGHLDLDSPLAETAAAIGAPMLVDSDCHMADRLGRQMRFGVGLARRAGITKAQVLNTRDVSAIRDFVAAKRQGRPWQA from the coding sequence ATGGCCGGCCTGTGTCGGGCCCTGGGGCGTGCGCCCGAAGCCGCGCACTGGGCACATCTGTCCACCTCGATCCGCCGGGTGCTCGATCACCAGCCGCGCACGCCATGGAGCCTGCTGCGCCGATCGCTCGACGCGCAGGGATTGCTCGCCCTGCGTGACTCCGAACTCCTCGAAAGAGTTCGACGCGCCGATCATGACGAGATCGCCCACATGCAGCGGCGACTGCCGGCAGGCGCTCGCGCGCTGATCCGTCACGGGCAGCACCCGCTGCGGCACCGGGTCGCCGACGAGGACGTGCTGCTCGAGGCCGATCTCGAACGGCATCTGCCGGCCGATCTCGTCGACCTGCTGGCGCCCGAGGGCCCGGAGGACGCGCTGGTCCCGCTCGGCCGCGCGTGGATGCAGGCCAAACAGGTACGCAGGGAACTGGCGACCGCGGCCGGCACGCCGGATGCCTGGCACATGGTGGGCGGCCTGCGCCGCACCGATCCCGTCAGCCCTGATGTCGCGCTGCTCGCCGTCACCGAAGAGCCCGCCGCGTGGAGCCGGAGGGCGGCCGACGCCTTGCCCCGTGACGTACTCGTGGTGGCTGGCGCTCACGCCGTCGCGGTGGCCGCCGAGCCGGAGCCGATCGTCGTGCATGCCGTCACGCCGGAGTCCGTGGCGACCAGCCTGGCGTGGTACACCGGTCCGCGCGGGCACGTCCGCGCACTCAAGGCGCGCGCGGCCGCGGCGGGGCTGGCGCTGACGCGAGAGGCCTTGCTGGACGGCAGCACGGCGGTCCCACTGGCCGACGAAGGCGCGCTCTACACGCGCCTCGACCTGCCCTTCATTGCCGTGGAACTCCGGTCGCGTCCAAACGTGATCGAGGCGGCATTGGCAGGCACGCTGCCGACGTTGCTGGAGGTCGAGGACATCCGCGGCGATCTGCACATGCACACGGTGTACAGCGATGGTCGGGACAGCGTTGCCGGCATGGTGCACGCCGCCCGCGCGCTCGGCTACGGGTACATGGCGATCACCGATCATTCGCCGACGGCGAAGGCGTCGCGCGTCCTCACGCTCGAGCGCATCGCCGAGCAGGCCGGCGAGATCGCCGCGGTCCGCGCGCTGGTGCCCGGCATCACAATCCTGCACGGCATCGAATGCGACATCCAGGAAGACGGCAGCCTCGACGTGCCCGACGCAGTGCTGGAGCGGCTGGATATCGTGCTGGCCTCCCTGCACGAGAGCCATGGCCACTCGCCCGCGCGCCTCCTGCAACGCTACGAGCGCGTGATGCGGCATCCATTGGTCAACGTGATCACCCATCCGGCCAACCGCTCACCCGGCCGTCAGCCCGGTTACTCGCTCGCGTTCGAGCGTTTGTTCGAGCACGCTGCGCGCACGGGCACGGCGGTCGAGATCGACGGCGCACCGGGCCACCTCGACCTCGATTCCCCGCTCGCCGAAACAGCCGCGGCCATCGGCGCACCCATGCTGGTCGACAGCGACTGCCACATGGCCGACCGGTTGGGCCGGCAGATGCGGTTCGGCGTCGGGTTGGCGCGACGGGCGGGGATTACGAAAGCCCAGGTCCTCAACACCCGCGATGTCTCGGCCATCCGCGATTTCGTGGCCGCCAAGCGCCAAGGGCGGCCGTGGCAGGCGTAA
- a CDS encoding LolA family protein — translation MPTRRSILLACLAMTAITAPSAPAQPAPSDALAKAVQGHYQQVRDFTASFEQAYVGGALKRKTVERGTVAIRKPGRMRWDYESPEKKLFIADGTRMYFYVPADKQVRVSAMPESGRVPTPILFLAGRGDLLRDFRAEEVPVPAGATGSRALRLRPIRPEPEYDTLTLVVDGTSFAMRQLIVVDGQGGTSTFSFGNLRENVGVADSRFVFTMPKGVDVVTQE, via the coding sequence ATGCCCACCCGACGCTCGATCCTCCTCGCGTGCCTCGCCATGACGGCCATTACCGCGCCGTCGGCCCCAGCCCAGCCCGCCCCTTCCGACGCCCTGGCCAAGGCCGTCCAGGGGCACTATCAGCAAGTACGCGACTTCACCGCCAGCTTCGAACAGGCGTACGTCGGCGGCGCCCTCAAGCGGAAGACAGTCGAGCGTGGCACCGTCGCCATCCGCAAGCCGGGACGGATGCGCTGGGATTACGAGTCGCCCGAGAAGAAACTGTTCATCGCCGACGGCACACGCATGTACTTCTACGTTCCGGCCGATAAGCAGGTACGAGTCAGCGCCATGCCGGAATCGGGACGAGTACCGACGCCGATCCTCTTCCTCGCGGGCCGCGGGGACCTGCTCCGCGATTTCCGGGCCGAGGAGGTTCCGGTGCCGGCGGGCGCGACGGGCAGTCGAGCCCTGCGCCTCCGGCCGATTCGCCCCGAACCCGAGTACGACACGCTGACGCTGGTCGTGGACGGGACGTCGTTTGCCATGCGGCAACTGATCGTCGTCGACGGCCAGGGCGGCACCTCCACGTTCAGCTTCGGCAATTTGCGCGAGAATGTCGGCGTGGCCGACAGCCGGTTCGTGTTCACCATGCCCAAGGGTGTCGATGTCGTCACGCAGGAGTGA
- a CDS encoding type II secretion system protein GspD, whose protein sequence is MSSRRSDRGGPRAAARLAIGLVLASTLASCATTPDAYKVGQLAEQREDFDHAIVAYTQAQVADPDDKEIAVVLKRAKLRASAQHLAKGRRLAGGGTYEEALLEFELALELNPANADAETAVRETRTALRTKMAIRKDGGTQLESLISRARALPMQGRELPDVTLPDSVVFREAGSRDVLTSLARFAGISIVFDPQFRSVPMSIDLRGSTLPSALDAIARATGTFWRVTAPSTVTVVPDTAAKRREYEEEVIRTFYLSNADLKETLDLLRIVVDARRLSPITATNAISIKDTPERIEAASRLIAAIDKARAEVVIDVELLEVDRTRFKQYGIQILSPGNDVGIAGQIDINQPGGLTLEQLTNLGKGDVFFTNLPGLYYRLLKQDTDTRVLANPQLRTSDGLPAQARFGEEVPVPQVTFAPIATGGVNQQPITSFTYRNVGVNIDITPRAHHDDDVSLAVKIEVSSVAGTGYSGLPTFNTRAITTTIRLHDGETNLLAGLIRDNERTILKGIPGLSDIPVVGKIFASNERETQQTDVVLMLTPRIIRVLDLDEEDLRPFLAGRGGGPAGGPFEGTVTPLPIRPAQPPQPDADNPPGAQPFPQLPSIPEQRTVPPRTLPPAPNPPTPPR, encoded by the coding sequence ATGTCGTCACGCAGGAGTGATCGCGGCGGGCCCCGCGCCGCCGCACGACTGGCCATCGGGTTGGTGCTGGCCAGCACACTGGCCTCGTGCGCCACGACGCCAGACGCCTACAAGGTTGGTCAACTCGCCGAGCAACGCGAAGACTTCGACCACGCCATCGTCGCGTACACGCAGGCGCAGGTGGCCGACCCCGACGACAAGGAGATCGCGGTCGTCCTCAAACGCGCGAAGCTGCGCGCCTCGGCGCAGCACCTGGCGAAGGGGCGTCGCCTCGCCGGCGGCGGCACCTACGAGGAGGCGCTGCTCGAGTTCGAGCTGGCCCTCGAACTGAACCCTGCCAATGCCGATGCCGAGACGGCGGTGCGCGAGACCAGGACCGCCTTGCGCACGAAGATGGCCATACGCAAGGACGGTGGCACCCAACTCGAGTCGTTGATCAGCCGCGCGCGCGCCCTGCCGATGCAGGGCCGCGAGTTGCCCGACGTCACGCTCCCCGACTCCGTGGTGTTCCGCGAGGCCGGGAGCCGGGACGTGCTCACCTCGCTGGCCAGGTTTGCCGGCATCAGCATCGTCTTCGACCCACAATTCCGCAGCGTACCGATGTCGATCGACCTACGCGGCTCCACGCTCCCGTCGGCGCTGGACGCGATCGCGCGCGCTACCGGCACCTTCTGGCGTGTCACCGCGCCGAGCACAGTCACGGTGGTGCCCGACACGGCCGCCAAGCGCCGCGAGTACGAAGAGGAAGTGATCCGCACGTTCTACCTGAGCAACGCGGACCTGAAGGAGACCCTCGATCTGCTGCGCATCGTCGTCGACGCGCGGCGCCTGTCGCCGATCACGGCGACCAACGCGATCTCGATCAAGGACACACCCGAGCGCATCGAGGCCGCATCTCGGCTGATCGCGGCAATCGACAAGGCACGCGCCGAGGTCGTCATCGACGTCGAGCTGCTCGAGGTCGATCGCACGCGGTTCAAGCAGTACGGCATCCAGATTCTCTCGCCGGGCAACGACGTCGGGATCGCGGGCCAGATAGACATCAACCAGCCAGGCGGGCTGACACTCGAACAACTCACCAACCTGGGCAAGGGTGACGTGTTCTTCACGAACCTGCCCGGACTGTACTATCGGCTGCTCAAGCAGGACACGGACACGCGCGTGCTCGCGAACCCGCAGTTGCGAACCTCCGATGGACTGCCGGCCCAGGCGAGGTTCGGTGAGGAAGTCCCGGTGCCGCAAGTCACGTTCGCCCCCATCGCAACCGGGGGCGTCAACCAGCAGCCAATCACGTCGTTCACGTACCGCAACGTCGGCGTCAACATCGACATCACGCCGCGGGCGCACCACGACGACGACGTGAGCCTGGCGGTGAAGATCGAGGTGAGCAGCGTCGCGGGCACGGGGTACTCGGGGCTGCCGACCTTCAACACGCGGGCGATCACGACGACCATTCGTCTGCACGACGGCGAGACGAATCTCCTCGCCGGCCTGATCCGCGACAACGAGCGGACGATCCTCAAGGGGATTCCCGGGCTCAGCGACATCCCGGTCGTCGGCAAGATTTTCGCGAGCAACGAACGCGAGACACAGCAGACCGACGTGGTGCTGATGCTCACGCCGCGCATCATCCGGGTGCTCGACCTCGACGAAGAGGACCTGCGTCCGTTCCTCGCGGGCCGGGGAGGCGGGCCGGCCGGGGGCCCATTCGAAGGCACCGTCACGCCGCTGCCGATTCGCCCGGCGCAGCCACCGCAGCCAGACGCCGACAACCCTCCGGGGGCGCAGCCGTTCCCGCAGTTGCCGAGCATCCCCGAGCAGCGGACCGTGCCGCCTCGCACGCTGCCGCCGGCGCCCAACCCGCCGACACCGCCACGGTAG
- the murA gene encoding UDP-N-acetylglucosamine 1-carboxyvinyltransferase has protein sequence MSVLCVQGGRRLEGVVTVGGNKNAALPLIVASLLTTEPVTLHNVPRIRDVDVLLELLQGLGSTVEGHGTSTLVLRGAERPGATPDGQLVGRVRASLLLMGPLLARCGQVHLAPPGGDFPSRRTLSTHVQALTALGARPVEGAGHAFEAPDGLRGASFYLDEASVTATELAVLAAVTAHGETEIRHAATEPHVIELCALLSAMGARIEGAGSSRLRVHGVSKLGGATHTLRGDYIEAGTWAVIAAVTRGAIEVRGAEPEDLEPIVSVLQRMQVPCDMSDGAVHVRAGRCVATGRLVTGLWPGFPSDMVSLFTVLATQAQGRTLIHDWMYELRLFALEQLSGMRADIFLCDSHRMVVTGPTPLRGRHLDTRDLRSGMALIAAALAADGESVVGPLETVERGYAQVVERLTALGAVVARED, from the coding sequence ATGTCCGTGTTGTGCGTGCAGGGGGGCCGTCGCCTCGAGGGCGTCGTGACCGTCGGCGGGAACAAGAACGCGGCCCTGCCGCTGATCGTCGCGAGCTTGCTGACGACCGAGCCGGTGACGCTGCACAACGTCCCGCGGATTCGCGACGTCGACGTGTTGCTCGAACTGCTGCAGGGACTCGGATCGACGGTCGAGGGGCACGGCACGAGCACGCTGGTTCTTCGCGGCGCGGAACGACCAGGCGCGACGCCGGACGGGCAGCTCGTCGGACGCGTGCGCGCATCGCTGTTGCTGATGGGTCCGCTGCTGGCGCGATGCGGGCAGGTGCACCTCGCCCCGCCTGGCGGAGACTTCCCGTCACGGCGGACGCTGTCCACGCACGTCCAGGCGCTGACGGCGCTCGGCGCCCGGCCTGTCGAGGGCGCCGGCCACGCGTTCGAGGCGCCCGACGGGCTGCGAGGCGCCTCCTTCTATCTCGACGAGGCCTCGGTCACCGCGACCGAACTCGCAGTGCTCGCAGCGGTGACTGCGCACGGCGAGACCGAGATCCGCCACGCGGCCACCGAGCCGCACGTCATCGAACTGTGTGCGCTGCTCTCGGCGATGGGCGCACGCATCGAGGGCGCCGGGTCCTCGAGGCTGCGTGTCCACGGAGTCTCGAAGCTTGGTGGGGCAACCCACACGCTGCGCGGCGACTACATCGAAGCCGGGACCTGGGCGGTGATCGCGGCGGTGACACGCGGTGCGATCGAGGTGCGCGGCGCCGAGCCCGAGGATCTCGAGCCGATCGTCAGCGTCCTGCAGCGGATGCAGGTGCCCTGCGACATGAGCGATGGTGCGGTGCACGTGCGTGCTGGTCGATGTGTGGCCACTGGCCGGCTGGTGACAGGGCTGTGGCCGGGGTTTCCGAGCGACATGGTCAGCCTGTTCACCGTGCTGGCGACACAGGCCCAGGGCCGGACGCTGATCCACGACTGGATGTACGAGCTGCGGCTGTTCGCGCTCGAGCAACTCAGCGGGATGCGCGCCGACATCTTCCTGTGCGACTCGCATCGCATGGTGGTGACGGGGCCGACGCCGTTGCGTGGGCGTCACCTCGACACGCGCGACCTCCGATCGGGCATGGCGTTGATCGCGGCGGCCCTCGCCGCCGACGGCGAAAGCGTGGTCGGACCGCTCGAGACGGTCGAGCGCGGCTACGCCCAGGTGGTCGAGCGACTGACGGCCCTGGGCGCTGTCGTCGCGCGAGAGGATTAG
- the murB gene encoding UDP-N-acetylmuramate dehydrogenase, translating into MSRPFELSRTFVEALRTAAPAATVERDAALARLTTLRVGGTADLLASVTSATDTVTVVRLARANGVPVTVLGGGSNVVVADAGIRGLTVRVHGGEVRLDGPESARADAGVTINGLVRWLAGRGLAGLEAWAGTPGTVGGAICGNAHFQGRLIGEHVRSVRVLQPSGEVIDLPVEAMAFGYDRSRIQHSGEVVLSVLFAVTPGGSPEALRAEARTSLAFRKRTQPLHQSSAGCIFQNPGPEDPVPEGVPRSAGALIDRAGLKGAQEGGAAVSALHANFIVVAPGSRAADVRALVDRCRTAVAHASGVHLHEEIVYLGQWDHSRERER; encoded by the coding sequence ATGAGTCGACCGTTCGAGCTGTCGCGCACCTTTGTCGAGGCGCTGAGGACCGCGGCTCCAGCCGCCACCGTCGAGCGCGACGCGGCGCTGGCGCGGTTGACAACCCTTCGCGTCGGCGGTACCGCCGACCTGCTGGCTTCGGTGACATCGGCGACCGACACCGTGACCGTGGTTCGCCTGGCGAGGGCCAACGGCGTGCCGGTGACGGTCCTGGGCGGCGGATCCAATGTCGTCGTCGCCGACGCCGGCATCCGTGGGCTGACCGTGCGCGTCCATGGCGGGGAAGTGCGACTGGACGGCCCGGAGAGTGCGCGCGCCGACGCCGGCGTGACCATCAACGGGCTGGTGCGTTGGCTCGCCGGGCGCGGCCTGGCCGGCCTCGAGGCATGGGCAGGGACGCCCGGTACCGTGGGCGGGGCCATCTGCGGCAACGCCCACTTCCAGGGTCGCTTGATCGGCGAGCACGTGCGCAGTGTCCGTGTGCTGCAGCCCTCCGGCGAGGTCATCGACCTACCCGTGGAGGCGATGGCGTTCGGCTACGACCGCAGCCGCATCCAGCACTCGGGTGAGGTGGTGCTGTCGGTGCTGTTTGCGGTCACGCCTGGCGGCTCGCCCGAGGCGCTCCGTGCCGAGGCGAGGACGTCGCTCGCGTTCCGCAAGCGGACGCAGCCCTTGCATCAGTCCAGTGCCGGCTGCATCTTCCAGAACCCCGGCCCCGAAGACCCGGTCCCCGAGGGCGTGCCGCGATCCGCGGGTGCGCTGATCGATCGCGCCGGGCTCAAGGGCGCACAGGAAGGCGGGGCCGCTGTCTCCGCACTCCACGCCAACTTCATTGTCGTGGCGCCGGGAAGTCGAGCCGCGGACGTGCGGGCGCTCGTCGACAGGTGCCGTACGGCCGTCGCCCACGCCAGCGGCGTGCACCTGCACGAAGAGATCGTGTACCTCGGTCAGTGGGACCATTCACGGGAAAGGGAGCGCTGA
- a CDS encoding biotin-dependent carboxyltransferase family protein, whose amino-acid sequence MSAPGLTLVRAGLHTTVQDAGRWGHQHLGVPVGGALDLDALRRANTLVGNAPGEAALEVTLVGCALRAEVPMHAAVTGATFDLDVHGRPMAADSAIALAAGDLLTLGERRGGARACVAVRGGIDTPLVLGSRSAWPLDTRRGALTDGSRLAIGSRVAGPVRPGRLPGSPRTNVLRVVAGPDAPVAADALVIMCTNTYMITAGASRMAYPLDGAPMHLLMPDRPSSGTVTGAIQVLPSGLPMLLMAERQTTGGYPVVAIVITADVGQAAQLAPADDVRFELVSHADAVRALFEQDARAREIA is encoded by the coding sequence ATGAGTGCGCCCGGGCTGACCCTGGTTCGCGCCGGACTGCACACCACCGTCCAGGACGCGGGACGCTGGGGCCATCAGCACCTGGGGGTGCCGGTCGGTGGCGCTCTCGACCTTGACGCACTGCGTCGCGCCAACACCCTGGTCGGCAACGCCCCGGGTGAGGCCGCCCTCGAGGTCACGCTCGTCGGCTGCGCCCTGCGCGCCGAAGTGCCGATGCACGCGGCGGTCACGGGCGCGACGTTCGACCTGGATGTGCATGGCCGGCCGATGGCGGCCGACTCCGCGATCGCCCTGGCTGCCGGCGATCTCCTGACACTGGGTGAGCGGCGCGGCGGAGCGCGCGCGTGCGTGGCCGTCCGCGGCGGCATCGACACGCCACTCGTGCTCGGGAGTCGAAGCGCCTGGCCGCTGGACACGCGGCGGGGTGCGTTGACCGACGGCTCGCGCCTTGCGATCGGTTCGCGCGTTGCCGGGCCAGTGCGGCCCGGGCGATTGCCGGGTTCGCCGCGGACGAACGTGCTCAGGGTGGTCGCCGGCCCTGACGCGCCAGTCGCGGCAGACGCGCTCGTTATCATGTGCACTAACACTTACATGATCACCGCAGGAGCGAGCCGGATGGCATATCCGCTCGACGGTGCGCCGATGCACCTGCTGATGCCCGATCGCCCGTCGAGCGGCACAGTCACTGGTGCGATCCAGGTCCTGCCGTCGGGACTGCCGATGCTGCTGATGGCCGAACGGCAGACGACCGGCGGCTATCCGGTCGTCGCCATCGTCATCACTGCCGATGTCGGCCAGGCCGCCCAACTCGCTCCGGCCGACGATGTCCGCTTCGAGTTGGTGAGCCATGCCGACGCTGTTCGGGCGCTGTTCGAGCAGGATGCCAGGGCGAGAGAGATCGCATGA